The following coding sequences lie in one Bacteroidota bacterium genomic window:
- the nqrE gene encoding NADH:ubiquinone reductase (Na(+)-transporting) subunit E: protein MQELLSIFVKSIFVDNMIFAYFLGMCSYLAVSKTVNTSVGLGIAVIFVLGITVPVDYLLNDYVLKPGALTWVSADFADVDLSFLSFIVFIAVIASMVQLVEMVVEKFSPALYSSLGIFLPLIAVNCAILGGSLFMQEREYQSLAQATAFGLGSGIGWFLAIVGIAAIREKIRYSHIPAPLRGLGITFIITGLMGIAFMSFLGIKL, encoded by the coding sequence ATGCAAGAACTATTAAGCATATTCGTCAAGTCGATCTTTGTTGACAACATGATCTTCGCCTACTTCCTGGGCATGTGCTCCTATCTGGCAGTGTCGAAGACTGTGAACACATCGGTCGGACTTGGAATCGCGGTAATTTTTGTGCTGGGCATCACCGTTCCGGTGGATTATCTGCTCAACGACTACGTGCTCAAACCCGGTGCGCTCACCTGGGTCAGCGCCGATTTTGCCGACGTGGATCTGAGCTTTCTGAGCTTCATTGTCTTTATCGCTGTCATCGCTTCCATGGTACAGCTGGTCGAGATGGTAGTCGAAAAGTTCAGCCCTGCACTCTACTCCTCACTGGGTATCTTTTTGCCCCTCATCGCTGTGAACTGCGCCATTCTGGGTGGTTCGCTATTTATGCAGGAGCGTGAATATCAGAGTCTTGCCCAGGCCACAGCCTTTGGTCTCGGATCGGGTATTGGCTGGTTTCTGGCCATCGTAGGCATAGCTGCCATCCGCGAAAAGATACGTTACTCTCATATCCCGGCACCGCTGCGCGGACTTGGGATCACTTTTATCATCACCGGACTCATGGGCATTGCCTTCATGAGCTTCCTTGGAATTAAACTGTAA
- a CDS encoding NADH:ubiquinone reductase (Na(+)-transporting) subunit F, with the protein MTLLVTGTGTVIIVSIVFFLTVILLLVGLLLYARKKLTPQGKVKIIINDDKELEVDPGSTLLSTLSANKIFLPSACGGGGTCAMCKCQVFEGGGSILPTETGYFSRKEQQNHWRLGCQVKVRENMRIGVPPEVFGIKKWECEVISNRNVATFIKEFVVKLPEGETLDFLSGGYIQIDVPKIEVDFAKDIYVEEEYRDEWDKYKMWDLKMKNTEEQFRAYSMANHPAENNIVMLNVRIATPPWDRKTNSFMKVNPGVCSSYIFSRKPGDKVMVSGPYGEFHIKKTNREMMFIGGGAGMAPMRSHIFHLFHTEKTSRKATFWYGGRSLRELFYIEDFRNIEANFPNFKFYVALSEPKPEDNWTGYTGFIHQVIMDNYLKQHPEPEEIEYYLCGPPMMNAAVFKMLDELGVPKEMIAFDDFGG; encoded by the coding sequence ATGACACTTTTAGTTACCGGAACAGGAACTGTGATCATCGTCAGCATCGTTTTCTTTTTGACGGTGATATTACTCCTGGTGGGCCTTTTGCTGTATGCCCGAAAAAAGCTTACCCCACAGGGCAAAGTAAAAATTATCATCAACGACGATAAAGAGCTGGAGGTCGACCCGGGTTCGACCCTGCTATCCACACTTTCGGCAAACAAAATCTTTTTGCCCTCGGCCTGTGGTGGTGGTGGCACCTGTGCCATGTGCAAATGTCAGGTGTTCGAAGGAGGCGGAAGCATACTGCCCACCGAAACAGGCTACTTCTCCCGCAAGGAGCAGCAAAACCACTGGCGGCTGGGCTGTCAGGTAAAGGTGCGCGAAAACATGCGCATCGGGGTGCCACCTGAAGTATTCGGCATCAAAAAATGGGAATGCGAGGTCATCTCCAACCGCAATGTGGCCACCTTTATCAAAGAATTTGTGGTGAAACTGCCCGAAGGCGAAACCCTCGACTTCCTCTCCGGTGGATACATCCAGATTGATGTCCCTAAGATTGAAGTGGATTTTGCAAAAGATATATATGTCGAAGAAGAGTATCGCGACGAATGGGATAAGTACAAGATGTGGGACCTCAAGATGAAAAACACCGAAGAGCAGTTCCGCGCCTACTCCATGGCCAACCATCCGGCCGAAAACAATATCGTGATGCTCAATGTGCGCATTGCCACCCCGCCATGGGATCGCAAAACCAATAGTTTCATGAAGGTAAACCCGGGTGTGTGCTCTTCGTACATCTTCTCGCGCAAGCCCGGCGACAAGGTGATGGTTTCGGGACCTTACGGCGAATTCCATATCAAAAAAACCAATCGCGAGATGATGTTCATCGGCGGTGGCGCCGGCATGGCCCCCATGCGCTCACACATCTTCCACCTTTTCCACACCGAAAAGACAAGCCGCAAAGCTACCTTCTGGTATGGCGGCCGCTCGCTGCGCGAACTCTTCTATATCGAAGACTTCCGCAATATCGAAGCCAACTTCCCGAATTTCAAATTCTACGTAGCCCTGTCCGAACCCAAACCCGAGGACAACTGGACCGGCTACACAGGCTTTATTCATCAGGTAATTATGGATAACTACCTTAAGCAACATCCCGAACCTGAGGAAATTGAATATTACCTCTGTGGACCGCCTATGATGAATGCCGCCGTATTCAAAATGCTCGACGAGCTGGGCGTGCCCAAAGAAATGATTGCCTTCGACGATTTCGGAGGTTAA
- a CDS encoding FAD:protein FMN transferase, translated as MTKIKPSIFLAFATLLFALSCRQSPEMKKIVLQGETQGTYYAITYYDPQGRNFQDKVDSVLTVIDNSLSLWIDNSIISRINRGDTSAVPDDHFIYNFLLSKEVSAATDGYFDFTIGPLVSAWGFHRRNKMEMTPQTIDSLKSLVDFRKVRIENNRVVKDDPRISFDFNAVAQGYTVDLIAELFDGLGVQHFIIDIGGEIVARNHKPDGSPWRVGIETPAGSKDDERKIETIITLENKGLSTSGSYRKYFEQDGRRYSHSIDPTTGYPVQHNLMSVTVLAENAALADAYSTAFMVMGMEKAMEIIPFLGNIEAFFIYFEDGQYKTKATPGMESLIVE; from the coding sequence ATGACCAAAATCAAGCCGTCAATCTTTCTTGCCTTTGCCACGCTCCTGTTTGCTCTTTCATGCAGGCAAAGCCCGGAAATGAAGAAAATTGTGCTCCAGGGCGAAACCCAGGGCACCTATTATGCAATTACCTATTACGACCCACAAGGGCGCAATTTTCAGGACAAAGTTGATTCCGTGCTCACCGTAATTGATAACTCCCTCTCGCTTTGGATTGATAATTCTATCATCTCAAGAATAAACAGAGGCGATACTTCAGCGGTTCCGGATGACCATTTCATTTATAACTTCCTGCTTTCGAAAGAGGTAAGCGCAGCCACCGACGGATATTTCGATTTTACCATCGGGCCGCTGGTGAGTGCATGGGGGTTTCATCGCAGGAATAAGATGGAAATGACCCCGCAGACCATCGACAGCTTGAAAAGCCTGGTGGATTTCAGAAAAGTGCGCATCGAAAACAATCGAGTGGTGAAAGACGACCCGCGCATCAGTTTCGATTTTAATGCCGTTGCCCAGGGCTATACAGTTGACCTGATAGCTGAACTTTTCGATGGCCTGGGTGTCCAACATTTTATCATCGACATTGGAGGTGAAATTGTAGCCCGGAACCATAAACCCGATGGAAGCCCGTGGCGTGTGGGTATTGAAACTCCTGCCGGATCGAAAGACGATGAGCGCAAGATTGAAACAATCATTACACTTGAAAACAAAGGGCTGAGCACCTCCGGAAGTTATCGCAAATATTTTGAGCAGGATGGCAGGCGCTACTCGCACAGCATCGATCCAACAACGGGATATCCCGTACAGCACAACCTGATGAGCGTGACCGTACTGGCCGAAAATGCTGCCCTGGCCGACGCCTATTCCACGGCTTTTATGGTCATGGGAATGGAAAAAGCAATGGAGATCATACCTTTTCTTGGCAACATCGAGGCTTTCTTCATTTACTTCGAGGACGGACAGTATAAAACAAAAGCGACCCCTGGGATGGAGTCGCTGATAGTTGAATAA
- a CDS encoding membrane or secreted protein, whose amino-acid sequence MFLKIILLSVVLIGLGMAGIAIKMFFQKNGEFKKQCSSVDVNGQKIGCSCGGGANSCENKSLAEQ is encoded by the coding sequence ATGTTTCTAAAAATAATTTTGCTCAGCGTTGTACTCATTGGCCTTGGAATGGCGGGTATTGCCATTAAGATGTTCTTCCAGAAAAACGGTGAATTCAAAAAGCAATGCTCCAGTGTGGATGTGAACGGACAGAAAATAGGTTGCAGTTGTGGTGGCGGAGCCAACAGCTGCGAAAACAAATCACTTGCCGAACAATAG
- a CDS encoding RNA methyltransferase, producing the protein MLTRAQIQHLRRLGDSRYRNETRRFVAEGVKSVSELVHSRVDTVSVYCTEAQSAHRWLSRFGDKVHVVREREMQQISQMQTPPGILAECRIPEYSSDGLRFDENICLLLDGIADPGNLGTIVRTAEWFGVKHIFCSPDSADPWQPKVVQSAMGSLFRSHIIRTDSTAVIQQARLQNAIIYGAVMDGKSIYEAPIKPEGALLVIGSESHGIRPELQRNLDLRLTIPRAADSLAESLNAGIAAAILLAEFSRTKTALKR; encoded by the coding sequence ATGTTGACACGTGCGCAGATACAACACCTGAGGCGGCTTGGTGATAGCCGCTACAGGAACGAAACCAGGCGTTTTGTGGCCGAAGGAGTTAAATCGGTATCCGAACTTGTGCACAGTCGGGTCGACACCGTTTCGGTTTACTGCACCGAGGCCCAATCGGCTCACCGCTGGTTATCGCGTTTTGGCGACAAAGTGCATGTGGTTCGCGAGCGCGAAATGCAGCAGATCAGCCAGATGCAAACTCCACCGGGCATCCTGGCCGAATGCCGGATCCCCGAATACTCATCCGATGGATTGAGGTTCGACGAAAACATCTGCCTTTTGCTCGACGGGATTGCCGATCCGGGCAATCTGGGAACGATCGTACGCACTGCCGAATGGTTTGGGGTAAAGCACATCTTTTGCTCACCCGACAGTGCCGATCCCTGGCAGCCAAAGGTGGTGCAAAGCGCAATGGGTTCGCTCTTCCGCAGCCACATTATCCGCACCGATTCCACTGCCGTTATCCAACAGGCCAGGCTGCAAAATGCCATTATATACGGAGCTGTAATGGATGGAAAATCGATTTATGAAGCCCCGATCAAACCAGAAGGCGCCTTGCTTGTGATCGGAAGTGAGTCGCACGGCATACGGCCTGAGCTGCAGCGAAACCTTGACCTCCGGCTGACCATACCACGGGCAGCCGACAGCCTGGCTGAATCGCTCAATGCAGGCATAGCTGCAGCCATATTGCTTGCCGAGTTTAGCAGAACAAAAACAGCTTTGAAACGTTAA
- a CDS encoding 50S ribosomal protein L9 — MEIILKQDVENLGFTHDIVTVKDGYARNYLIPRGLAVIANETNRKVLAELKRQQAFKAEKIKNEALVVAKALEGLSLRIPAKAGASGKIFGSVNAVQIANAIKEATNIEIDRKKIHLNEESVKELGNYKAKIKLHKEVQFEIDFEVFAE; from the coding sequence ATGGAAATCATTCTTAAACAAGACGTCGAAAATCTGGGATTTACCCACGACATCGTAACAGTAAAAGATGGTTACGCACGCAACTATCTCATTCCCAGAGGACTGGCTGTAATTGCCAACGAAACTAACCGCAAAGTCCTTGCCGAACTCAAGCGTCAGCAAGCTTTCAAAGCCGAAAAAATCAAAAACGAAGCTCTGGTGGTAGCCAAAGCGCTCGAAGGTCTTTCGCTCCGCATTCCTGCCAAGGCTGGTGCATCCGGCAAGATCTTTGGCTCGGTAAACGCCGTACAGATTGCCAACGCCATCAAAGAAGCCACCAACATTGAGATCGACCGCAAAAAGATCCATCTCAACGAAGAAAGCGTTAAGGAACTGGGCAATTACAAAGCCAAGATCAAATTGCACAAGGAAGTGCAGTTCGAGATTGATTTTGAAGTATTTGCCGAATAA
- a CDS encoding 30S ribosomal protein S18 yields the protein MAQQGSTEIKYLTPIAVDTKKKKYCRFKKNRIKYIDYKDADFLLKFVNEQGKLLPRRITGTSTKYQKKVAQAVKRARHLALMPYVADLLK from the coding sequence ATGGCACAACAAGGAAGTACCGAAATCAAATATTTGACCCCCATCGCGGTTGATACCAAAAAGAAAAAGTATTGCCGCTTCAAGAAAAACCGCATCAAGTACATTGATTACAAGGATGCCGATTTTCTTCTCAAATTCGTGAACGAGCAGGGTAAGCTCTTGCCCCGCCGCATCACAGGAACCTCAACCAAGTATCAAAAAAAGGTAGCTCAGGCTGTAAAGCGTGCCCGTCATCTGGCCCTCATGCCTTATGTTGCTGACTTACTTAAATAA
- a CDS encoding 30S ribosomal protein S6, whose product MNQYETVFILTPVLSDEQMKEAVKKYQDFLKEQGAEIVHEEHWGMRKLAYPIQKKSTGFYHLIEYKAPGELIAEFETQLKRDERVIRFLTVKLDKHAVAYNEKKRRKATEAAEANA is encoded by the coding sequence ATGAACCAGTACGAAACCGTTTTCATTTTAACTCCCGTTTTGTCTGACGAACAGATGAAGGAAGCGGTAAAGAAGTATCAGGATTTTTTGAAGGAGCAAGGTGCCGAAATCGTTCACGAAGAGCACTGGGGCATGCGCAAGCTGGCCTATCCGATCCAGAAAAAATCGACCGGCTTTTACCATCTGATCGAGTACAAGGCACCCGGCGAACTGATTGCCGAATTTGAGACCCAGCTCAAACGCGACGAGCGCGTTATCAGGTTCCTCACCGTGAAGCTCGACAAACACGCAGTTGCTTACAACGAGAAAAAACGCCGTAAAGCCACTGAAGCTGCTGAGGCCAATGCGTAA
- the wecB gene encoding UDP-N-acetylglucosamine 2-epimerase (non-hydrolyzing), with translation MKKLKLLTVVGARPQIIKAAAISRAIRNHFDEQITELILHTGQHYDENMSAVFFDELRIPRPDINLGVGSSSHGVQTARMIEGIEKALLTYQPDMLVLYGDTNSTLAGAVAAAKLNIRIVHIEAGLRSFNKSMPEEINRIVCDHCSTFLFSPTRTGFDNLLREGFRPDNRPPFTADNPAIFHCGDVMYDNSLHFAQMALNASQLPEKHEQLSANPFILCTIHRNNNTDDSHRLSQIFSALLQIAQKGRHSVYLPLHPRTMSVLHKQLPNNLRDALKAQKNFHLVQPASFLQMIWLENQADMVITDSGGVQKEAFFFRKPCIILREETEWTEIVECGAARLAGADEKAILCAYEAFLDARPVSFPEIFGDGHAAEFICHTLLKHA, from the coding sequence ATGAAAAAACTGAAACTACTCACCGTGGTGGGCGCCAGGCCCCAGATCATCAAAGCGGCTGCCATCAGCAGGGCCATCAGGAATCACTTTGATGAACAGATTACCGAGCTGATTCTGCATACCGGACAGCATTACGACGAAAATATGTCGGCTGTGTTTTTCGATGAGCTCCGGATTCCCCGGCCCGACATCAATCTTGGCGTAGGTTCGTCGAGCCATGGGGTGCAAACTGCCCGCATGATCGAAGGCATCGAAAAGGCACTGCTAACCTATCAACCCGATATGCTGGTACTTTACGGCGACACCAACTCCACCCTTGCCGGAGCGGTGGCCGCTGCCAAGCTCAACATCCGGATCGTGCATATTGAAGCCGGCCTGCGCTCGTTCAACAAAAGCATGCCCGAAGAAATCAACCGCATCGTGTGCGATCATTGTTCCACTTTTTTGTTCAGCCCAACCCGCACCGGATTCGACAACCTGCTGCGCGAAGGATTCCGGCCCGACAACCGGCCGCCTTTCACAGCCGACAATCCGGCAATCTTTCATTGCGGTGATGTGATGTACGACAACAGCCTGCATTTTGCCCAAATGGCACTCAATGCCAGTCAACTGCCGGAAAAACACGAGCAACTGTCAGCGAACCCCTTCATCCTCTGCACGATACACCGCAACAACAATACCGACGACAGCCACCGGCTCAGCCAGATTTTCAGCGCTTTGCTGCAAATAGCTCAAAAAGGCCGACATTCAGTTTATTTGCCTTTGCACCCACGGACCATGTCGGTGCTGCACAAGCAGCTGCCCAATAACCTGCGCGATGCCCTGAAAGCACAGAAAAATTTTCATTTGGTACAACCGGCCTCATTCCTGCAGATGATCTGGCTCGAAAATCAGGCCGACATGGTGATTACCGACTCGGGAGGGGTACAGAAAGAAGCCTTCTTCTTCCGGAAACCCTGCATCATCCTGCGCGAAGAAACCGAGTGGACAGAAATTGTGGAATGCGGAGCAGCAAGGCTTGCCGGTGCCGATGAGAAAGCTATTCTTTGCGCTTATGAAGCCTTTCTGGACGCCCGGCCGGTCAGTTTTCCTGAAATTTTTGGCGACGGACATGCAGCCGAATTTATCTGCCACACCCTGCTCAAACACGCCTGA
- the radC gene encoding DNA repair protein RadC has protein sequence MDQQQPRAPIKFWPDDDKPREKLMLKGKDSLSDAELIAILIGSGNSKESAVALSRRILGHVSNNLAELSKLSLNELTKFRGIGTAKAITIIAALELGKRRRSAEILQRKSIRSSRDAFESIYALASDLSFEKFWIILLDQANQILRIAEISEGGLTGTVADPKKIFRLALEIGATNIILCHNHPSGQLRPSQADTQLTEKIFSAGKLLDINVLDHIIVGHDNYFSFADQGLMPSR, from the coding sequence ATGGATCAGCAACAACCACGTGCCCCAATCAAATTCTGGCCCGACGACGACAAACCCCGCGAAAAGCTCATGCTCAAAGGCAAAGACAGCCTGAGCGATGCGGAGCTGATCGCCATACTGATAGGTTCGGGAAACAGCAAGGAGTCAGCCGTAGCGCTGTCGCGGCGCATCCTGGGCCACGTGAGCAACAACCTGGCCGAGCTTTCGAAACTCAGCCTGAACGAGCTTACCAAATTCAGGGGCATCGGAACAGCCAAAGCCATCACCATCATAGCTGCCCTGGAGCTGGGCAAGCGCAGGCGAAGCGCCGAAATCCTCCAGCGCAAAAGCATACGCAGCAGCCGCGACGCCTTCGAATCCATTTATGCCCTGGCCAGCGACCTGAGCTTCGAAAAATTCTGGATCATCCTGCTCGACCAGGCCAACCAGATACTCCGCATTGCCGAAATCAGCGAGGGAGGACTTACCGGAACCGTGGCCGACCCCAAAAAAATATTCCGCCTGGCCCTCGAAATCGGTGCAACCAACATCATCCTCTGCCACAACCATCCCTCCGGGCAACTCAGACCAAGCCAGGCAGACACCCAACTGACAGAGAAAATATTCTCAGCCGGTAAACTACTGGATATCAACGTGCTCGATCACATCATCGTCGGACACGACAACTATTTCAGTTTTGCCGACCAGGGACTGATGCCTTCCAGATAA
- a CDS encoding cytochrome-c peroxidase has protein sequence MTRYILAVAFVAMTIASCTKKTIETWQPTPYQLDIPFGFPTQLNIPPNNPLTVEGIELGRYLFYDGRLSGRTHPDSLMSCATCHIQANAFEAGIDHPRFQGGFVHGITGIPTQHVMLPLFNLAWNHSGYGWNGFIYPDNPNVNLRNIEDFVRVAVMAEDEMNADTNRVKALFQGLKGYPELFYKAFGSSQVTFKNIERAIAQFVRTLVSANSRFDRYLMGELQLTPAELRGFVLFTTEEGADCFHCHGGGGNPLFTTHLFYNNGKDTIFAQLADRYSITGNPAHIGAFKAPSLRNISVTPPYMHDGRFSSLDEVIEFYSTGVKYSPYIDPLMHHVMRGGVRLTPAQRNDLKAFLNALTDEDFLTNPAFARPEKFPDQQ, from the coding sequence ATGACAAGATACATCCTGGCAGTCGCTTTTGTGGCAATGACCATTGCGTCGTGCACAAAAAAGACCATTGAAACCTGGCAGCCCACCCCCTACCAGCTTGATATTCCGTTCGGATTTCCCACCCAGCTCAATATTCCGCCCAACAATCCGCTCACCGTCGAGGGCATCGAACTTGGACGTTACCTTTTTTATGATGGCAGGCTCAGCGGGCGCACACACCCCGATTCGCTGATGAGCTGCGCCACCTGCCATATCCAGGCCAACGCTTTCGAAGCCGGCATCGATCATCCGCGTTTTCAGGGTGGATTTGTGCATGGCATCACCGGCATACCGACCCAACACGTGATGCTGCCGCTCTTCAATCTGGCTTGGAACCACAGCGGATACGGCTGGAATGGGTTTATCTATCCCGACAACCCGAATGTCAATCTGCGCAACATCGAAGATTTTGTGCGGGTAGCCGTGATGGCCGAAGACGAGATGAATGCCGACACCAACAGGGTCAAGGCTTTGTTTCAGGGCCTGAAGGGTTACCCGGAACTGTTTTACAAAGCATTTGGTTCGAGTCAGGTCACTTTCAAAAACATCGAGCGGGCCATCGCCCAGTTCGTCCGCACCCTAGTTTCGGCCAATTCGCGTTTCGATCGTTACCTGATGGGAGAGTTGCAGCTCACACCAGCCGAGCTGCGGGGTTTTGTGCTCTTTACCACCGAAGAAGGTGCCGACTGCTTTCATTGTCACGGAGGTGGTGGCAATCCCCTATTCACTACACACCTATTTTATAATAATGGCAAAGACACCATCTTTGCCCAGCTTGCCGACAGGTATTCCATTACCGGCAATCCGGCGCACATCGGTGCGTTCAAGGCCCCCAGCCTGCGCAACATCAGCGTGACTCCCCCTTATATGCACGACGGTCGCTTTTCGAGTCTTGATGAAGTGATTGAATTCTATTCCACCGGAGTAAAATACTCGCCTTACATCGACCCGCTTATGCATCACGTGATGCGTGGTGGCGTGCGGCTCACGCCCGCACAGCGCAACGACCTCAAAGCATTTCTGAATGCGCTGACCGACGAAGATTTTCTGACCAACCCTGCTTTTGCCCGGCCGGAAAAGTTTCCTGACCAGCAGTAA
- a CDS encoding DUF2027 domain-containing protein, translating to MNNIKPGDEVRFLNATGGGRVVRLIDSRMALVAIEDGFEIPVLISELVVVQPEAPTNRQAATDALQKELQARQVAEAELQDQARKTQLRRFAKNPEQEGFYLAFVPHEQQWLLTGPLDVVLVNHSPVELLYTLHIFADGQWMNADYGQLEPYSKAVIETISRDDLNHWTKGVVQGLPVFDQVAEPLRPLHAHFHIKPSRFYKEGSYVQLAVLGEKAVFMQLEPFAALRQTAEKTDAEPVRVQAPVREKALIDKHRTAEGEAVVDLHIGELVDNISGLSSHDMFNIQLEYFHKALNSAMAEDYHKVTFIHGVGNGVLKNAIVQALENFEGTSSRMASMSKFGVGAIEVLIRDR from the coding sequence ATGAATAACATCAAACCCGGAGATGAGGTTCGTTTTTTGAATGCGACCGGCGGAGGAAGGGTTGTGCGGCTCATCGACAGCCGTATGGCATTGGTTGCCATAGAGGATGGTTTTGAAATCCCGGTGCTTATATCGGAGCTGGTGGTAGTGCAGCCGGAAGCTCCTACCAACAGGCAGGCTGCTACGGATGCGCTTCAAAAGGAATTGCAAGCCAGGCAGGTCGCTGAGGCTGAACTTCAGGACCAGGCGCGTAAAACCCAGCTTCGCCGCTTTGCAAAAAATCCCGAGCAGGAAGGGTTTTATCTGGCCTTTGTACCCCACGAGCAGCAATGGTTGCTCACCGGGCCACTCGATGTGGTTCTGGTCAATCATAGTCCGGTGGAATTGCTTTACACACTGCACATTTTCGCCGACGGACAATGGATGAATGCCGATTATGGCCAGCTTGAACCATACAGCAAGGCTGTGATTGAAACCATATCGCGCGACGACCTCAACCACTGGACCAAAGGTGTGGTGCAAGGCTTGCCGGTGTTCGACCAGGTGGCCGAGCCGCTTCGGCCCCTGCATGCACACTTCCATATCAAGCCCTCAAGGTTTTACAAAGAAGGAAGTTATGTCCAGCTCGCCGTGCTGGGCGAAAAAGCTGTTTTCATGCAACTCGAACCCTTTGCGGCTTTGCGGCAGACTGCAGAGAAAACTGATGCCGAGCCGGTCCGGGTTCAGGCTCCGGTCAGGGAAAAGGCGCTTATCGACAAACACCGTACGGCCGAAGGGGAGGCCGTAGTGGATCTGCACATTGGCGAACTGGTTGACAACATCAGCGGCCTGAGCAGCCACGATATGTTCAACATCCAGCTCGAATATTTCCACAAAGCCCTCAACAGCGCCATGGCGGAAGATTACCATAAAGTGACCTTCATCCATGGGGTAGGAAACGGTGTGCTCAAAAATGCCATCGTTCAGGCCCTTGAGAATTTTGAGGGAACTTCAAGCAGGATGGCCTCGATGAGCAAATTCGGCGTAGGCGCCATCGAGGTGCTCATACGCGACCGATGA